A region of Thermococcus piezophilus DNA encodes the following proteins:
- a CDS encoding stage II sporulation protein M, protein MTLKLGKKSSRRIFIMLLSVFLGLAFIGYVFAVGNPNAAVNITQKIGEEIGPVSDSDFKNFVMIFTNNSMVVAFMVLSGLLFGLGPWFIMAFNGFIVGVVVRAVQLTGNISATQILLGLIPHGIVEIPALAIAGTAGIMWYQEIVHGEGEIGRRFKIGALKALKLFGISVLLLIVAAFIEAYVTPSIAGIG, encoded by the coding sequence TTGACCCTCAAACTGGGAAAGAAATCTTCGCGCCGTATTTTTATCATGCTTCTCTCCGTTTTTCTGGGACTGGCGTTCATAGGATACGTCTTCGCTGTAGGCAATCCCAACGCGGCTGTGAACATAACCCAAAAAATCGGGGAGGAGATAGGACCCGTTTCGGACTCAGATTTCAAGAACTTCGTCATGATATTCACCAACAACTCCATGGTTGTGGCCTTCATGGTGCTCTCCGGCTTACTCTTTGGTCTCGGCCCATGGTTCATAATGGCCTTCAACGGCTTTATCGTTGGTGTTGTAGTGAGGGCAGTCCAGCTCACGGGAAACATTTCAGCGACGCAGATACTCCTCGGGCTGATACCCCACGGAATCGTCGAAATTCCAGCGCTCGCCATTGCCGGAACGGCTGGAATAATGTGGTATCAGGAAATAGTCCACGGAGAAGGTGAAATAGGAAGGAGATTTAAAATAGGTGCTTTAAAGGCGCTTAAGCTTTTTGGAATCTCAGTACTACTTCTCATCGTTGCGGCGTTCATCGAGGCCTATGTAACCCCTAGCATCGCTGGCATTGGTTGA
- a CDS encoding arginine--tRNA ligase: MGYTEVKEKAKLILMEELEKMLKESGKEWEGETTFDETPSVEFGDFATTVSFQLARVFRKAPKLIAEEIVKRIDRKLPEEIAKVEAVNGYVNFFLDYERFGRNLINEILSMGERYGESKLGKGKKVIVEHTSVNPTKPLHMGHARNAVLGDTMARIMRAIGYNVEVQNYIDDLGVQFAQVLWGYLNLKEEFERLEAELREKGVKEDVIDHVMGLLYVEVNNRIEGNPEVDKEVRELMKKLEEGDNEIAKIGRKLAERVVKAQMMTTYRMNIIYDLLSWESDIMRSGIFEEAYSLIESNPNFFWAKKGKYKGAFVMDLRKLFPDMKNPFLVLKRSDGTATYTGKDIAYHLWKFGKVSSDMLYKPWDRLEDHRTWTTASDGEKMPGKFGKADIVINVIGIEQKHPQMAIKYALRLLGFEDSAENFHHLAYEHVVRPEGKFSGRKGTWVGFTVDEVLNEAVKRAKELVEEKNPNLSEEEKEKIAEAVGVGAVRFNLIKYSPDKIITFRWEDVLNFEGESAPYVQYAHARCASILRKAESSGISTDWKDLIEKADFSKLTRREKELIKLLAKFPEIVEQAGRDIKPHLIPWFANELASLFNRFYMDHPVLKAEDGVREERLLLVLATKGVLRNALALLGIEAPEKM; this comes from the coding sequence ATGGGATACACGGAGGTTAAGGAGAAAGCCAAGCTCATCTTAATGGAAGAACTCGAGAAGATGCTCAAGGAGAGCGGGAAGGAGTGGGAAGGCGAGACTACGTTTGACGAAACCCCAAGCGTAGAGTTCGGCGACTTTGCCACAACTGTTTCATTTCAGCTGGCGCGCGTCTTCAGGAAGGCCCCCAAGCTCATAGCTGAGGAAATCGTGAAGCGCATAGACAGGAAGCTCCCTGAAGAGATAGCTAAAGTCGAGGCCGTAAATGGGTATGTCAACTTTTTCCTCGACTACGAGCGCTTTGGGAGGAACTTGATCAACGAGATTCTTAGCATGGGCGAGCGCTACGGCGAGAGCAAGCTCGGAAAGGGAAAGAAAGTCATCGTAGAGCACACCTCCGTCAACCCAACCAAACCGCTCCACATGGGTCACGCGAGGAATGCAGTTCTCGGTGATACTATGGCGAGAATCATGAGGGCCATAGGTTACAACGTTGAGGTTCAGAACTACATCGATGACCTTGGCGTCCAGTTCGCCCAGGTTCTCTGGGGATATCTCAACCTGAAAGAAGAGTTTGAACGGCTCGAGGCCGAGCTTAGGGAGAAAGGAGTCAAGGAAGACGTTATAGACCACGTTATGGGCCTCCTCTACGTCGAAGTTAACAATCGCATAGAGGGGAATCCTGAGGTGGATAAAGAAGTCCGCGAACTTATGAAGAAGCTTGAAGAGGGCGACAACGAGATAGCCAAAATCGGAAGGAAGCTTGCCGAAAGGGTCGTTAAGGCCCAGATGATGACGACCTACAGGATGAACATCATCTACGACCTCCTCAGCTGGGAGAGCGACATAATGAGGAGCGGCATTTTTGAAGAGGCCTACAGCCTCATCGAGAGCAATCCCAACTTCTTCTGGGCTAAGAAAGGTAAGTACAAAGGAGCCTTCGTGATGGACCTCAGGAAGCTCTTCCCTGACATGAAGAACCCCTTCCTCGTCCTTAAGAGAAGCGATGGAACGGCAACTTACACCGGCAAGGACATAGCCTATCACCTCTGGAAGTTTGGCAAGGTCAGCTCAGACATGCTTTACAAACCGTGGGACAGACTGGAAGACCACAGGACCTGGACGACGGCTTCCGACGGCGAGAAGATGCCTGGGAAGTTTGGTAAAGCTGATATAGTCATTAACGTCATCGGCATCGAACAGAAGCACCCGCAGATGGCCATAAAGTACGCCCTCCGGCTCCTCGGCTTTGAGGACTCGGCTGAGAACTTCCACCACCTCGCTTACGAGCATGTTGTGAGGCCAGAGGGCAAGTTTAGCGGAAGGAAAGGGACCTGGGTTGGCTTCACCGTTGATGAGGTTCTCAACGAGGCGGTTAAGAGGGCAAAGGAGCTCGTCGAGGAGAAGAACCCCAACTTAAGCGAGGAGGAGAAGGAGAAAATAGCGGAAGCCGTTGGTGTTGGTGCAGTTCGCTTTAACCTTATCAAGTATAGCCCGGACAAGATAATCACCTTCCGCTGGGAGGACGTACTCAACTTCGAGGGAGAGAGCGCCCCCTACGTGCAGTACGCTCACGCACGCTGTGCCTCAATACTGAGGAAGGCAGAAAGCTCGGGAATCTCCACAGACTGGAAGGACCTGATCGAGAAGGCAGACTTCTCAAAGCTCACCCGCAGGGAAAAGGAACTGATAAAGCTCCTTGCAAAGTTCCCGGAGATTGTCGAGCAGGCTGGAAGGGACATCAAGCCTCACCTCATCCCCTGGTTTGCCAATGAATTGGCCTCGCTCTTCAACAGGTTTTACATGGATCATCCAGTTCTCAAGGCCGAGGATGGGGTAAGGGAAGAGCGCCTGCTCCTCGTGCTGGCCACGAAAGGAGTGCTCAGAAACGCACTCGCGCTGCTCGGCATAGAAGCTCCCGAGAAGATGTGA
- a CDS encoding DUF354 domain-containing protein, protein MKIWIDITNAPHVHFFKGVIWELEKSGHEVLITTREFDGLTDILDMFGFDYYIIGRHGGSTLEGKLLMSVERMYKLSKLIIEEKPDLALYKHSAEAPRVAFGLRIPSIGFVDNETAVAQNKLILPYTSLLIYPMAIDAYELLRCGADPNDMRPVKGFSELAHLYGFIPDKKVLKELGLKKNGYIVMRTEPIKANYFNGDSEKSILEGLIPLLPEVPIVLFPRTESQRKRFERFSNVIIPGHAVDSLSLLYYAKLMIGAGGTMNREAIALGTPTISTYPGRLLAVTKWLVEKGLKFHSTDPVEVARMAERMMELNGSYRAYIRSIVSGFENPMDVILREIETYEELGTFKTIKIGESTNASDARGYIGLDERRNDEK, encoded by the coding sequence ATGAAGATATGGATAGACATTACCAATGCTCCTCACGTTCACTTTTTCAAGGGTGTAATCTGGGAGCTGGAGAAATCTGGGCACGAGGTTCTTATAACAACCAGGGAGTTTGACGGGCTGACGGATATCCTTGACATGTTTGGATTCGATTACTACATCATTGGTCGCCATGGGGGTTCTACTCTCGAGGGCAAGCTTCTCATGAGCGTAGAGAGAATGTACAAACTCTCCAAGCTTATAATCGAGGAAAAGCCCGATCTGGCCCTATACAAACATTCCGCAGAGGCACCACGGGTTGCGTTCGGACTTAGGATACCCTCCATCGGCTTCGTTGACAACGAGACTGCCGTGGCTCAGAACAAGCTCATCCTGCCATACACGAGCCTCTTGATTTACCCCATGGCCATAGACGCCTACGAGCTGCTCAGGTGCGGTGCAGATCCAAACGACATGCGCCCTGTGAAAGGCTTTTCAGAACTTGCACATCTCTACGGCTTTATTCCCGATAAAAAAGTCCTTAAGGAGCTGGGTTTAAAGAAAAACGGCTACATCGTGATGCGCACGGAGCCGATAAAGGCCAACTACTTCAACGGAGATTCTGAAAAGAGCATTCTCGAGGGCCTGATTCCCCTCCTGCCAGAAGTCCCGATAGTTCTCTTCCCGAGGACCGAGAGCCAGAGAAAAAGGTTCGAAAGATTTTCCAACGTTATAATTCCAGGACATGCCGTTGACAGCCTTAGCCTTCTTTATTATGCCAAGCTCATGATAGGCGCTGGCGGAACGATGAACAGGGAAGCTATCGCCCTAGGAACTCCCACAATATCCACATATCCCGGCAGGCTCTTGGCCGTCACAAAGTGGCTCGTGGAGAAGGGGCTTAAGTTCCACTCAACTGATCCGGTGGAAGTGGCAAGAATGGCTGAGCGCATGATGGAGCTCAACGGCAGTTACAGGGCCTACATAAGGAGCATTGTTAGCGGCTTTGAAAACCCGATGGACGTTATCCTAAGGGAGATAGAGACCTACGAAGAGCTTGGAACATTCAAGACGATAAAAATTGGGGAATCAACCAATGCCAGCGATGCTAGGGGTTACATAGGCCTCGATGAACGCCGCAACGATGAGAAGTAG
- a CDS encoding dihydrodipicolinate synthase family protein, producing the protein MRGVIVPLVTPFNEDYSIGVPALEEHIDFLQKVGVHGIFINETAGEFTSLSLEERKFLAEKGRELVNSAFYLVGAASTNTFGVIELTNHARDIGADYVVIAPPYYCPLKEEALFRHYSMVAESTDIPIILYNIPSCANPLSVQLIKRLALEYPNIAGVKETIDSVNHVRGVILEVKGEREDFVVFTGLDQHFLNTLIIDGDGRIMACANFAPELHLELYKTFQEKRFEDAFLYARKLTELSKVYDLASFFGLAIKLAMNIRGFSIKPVLRPPYVIDGDNMKEEIRKLLKKVLY; encoded by the coding sequence ATGCGCGGTGTTATAGTACCCCTTGTGACGCCCTTCAACGAAGATTACTCCATTGGTGTCCCCGCCCTTGAGGAGCACATAGACTTCCTCCAGAAGGTAGGCGTCCACGGGATATTCATCAACGAAACCGCCGGTGAATTCACAAGTTTAAGCCTTGAAGAAAGAAAATTCTTGGCTGAAAAGGGACGTGAGCTTGTTAATTCCGCTTTCTACCTTGTGGGAGCAGCCTCTACGAACACCTTTGGGGTTATAGAACTAACTAACCACGCCCGAGACATCGGCGCGGACTACGTTGTAATAGCTCCACCCTACTACTGTCCACTAAAGGAAGAGGCCCTGTTCAGGCACTACTCGATGGTGGCCGAGAGTACCGATATTCCGATAATTCTTTACAACATCCCGAGTTGTGCGAACCCTCTGAGCGTTCAGCTTATCAAGCGGCTTGCCCTCGAGTATCCGAATATAGCTGGCGTTAAGGAGACGATAGACAGCGTAAACCACGTCAGGGGCGTAATCCTGGAGGTTAAAGGCGAACGGGAGGACTTTGTGGTATTCACCGGCCTCGATCAGCACTTCTTGAACACCCTCATCATAGATGGAGATGGCAGGATAATGGCCTGCGCCAACTTTGCCCCGGAGCTGCACCTGGAACTCTATAAAACGTTCCAGGAAAAGCGTTTTGAGGATGCATTCCTTTACGCCCGAAAGCTAACAGAGCTTTCGAAGGTTTACGATTTGGCCTCTTTCTTCGGTTTGGCGATAAAGCTCGCGATGAACATCAGGGGATTCTCCATAAAGCCAGTTTTGAGGCCGCCATATGTGATTGACGGAGACAATATGAAAGAAGAGATAAGGAAACTCCTCAAGAAAGTGCTCTACTGA
- a CDS encoding pro-sigmaK processing inhibitor BofA family protein: MIETLLFLFLLAFVLYLVFKLTIAILKYLITNAVIGLILLWILNAVGIANVPFTFINILIVAVGGVFGVILLMILSWL; this comes from the coding sequence ATGATTGAAACGCTGTTGTTTTTGTTCCTGCTTGCGTTTGTTCTGTACTTAGTTTTTAAACTGACAATAGCCATCCTGAAGTACCTGATTACCAACGCAGTTATCGGCCTGATACTCCTGTGGATACTGAACGCGGTCGGAATAGCGAACGTTCCGTTCACCTTCATAAATATCCTGATAGTAGCCGTTGGAGGGGTCTTCGGGGTGATCCTTCTCATGATACTCTCGTGGCTCTAG
- the wecB gene encoding non-hydrolyzing UDP-N-acetylglucosamine 2-epimerase, with amino-acid sequence MKPAFVFGTRPEIIKLAPVIRAFEEMGIEPLLVHTGQHYDYEMSSVFLEELELRKIDYHLEVGSGTQAEQTGTAMIKIEKVLMKEKPDVTLVQGDTNTALAGALASVKLKIPVAHVEAGLRSFDRTMPEEVNRILADHASEVLFAPTEEARENLEREGITENVYVVGNTVVDAVLQNAKIAERKSDILERLGLKSREYILITAHRAENTDSKENLRRLLEILEALPIKAVYPMHPRTRKRLESFGLWGRVEAIENLIVTKPLGYLDFLKLQRNAKIVMTDSGGIQEESIILNVPCLTLRYNTERPETVKAGGNVLVGLEKERALSSLERLLNDEEFYKKMANAPNPFGNGKSGQRIAEILLELYKKGELRVRNSRFI; translated from the coding sequence TTGAAGCCAGCCTTCGTCTTCGGAACCAGGCCGGAGATAATCAAGCTCGCTCCCGTTATCAGGGCGTTTGAAGAGATGGGCATCGAACCTCTACTGGTTCACACCGGTCAGCACTACGACTACGAGATGAGCAGTGTATTCCTCGAGGAGTTAGAGCTCAGGAAGATAGACTACCACCTTGAAGTTGGTTCTGGAACGCAGGCCGAACAGACGGGAACGGCAATGATTAAGATCGAGAAGGTTCTGATGAAAGAAAAGCCCGACGTCACGCTCGTTCAAGGCGATACAAACACAGCCCTCGCCGGTGCACTGGCAAGCGTCAAGCTGAAAATCCCCGTTGCCCACGTTGAAGCTGGATTGAGGAGCTTCGACAGAACAATGCCGGAGGAGGTAAACAGAATTTTAGCGGATCACGCAAGTGAGGTTCTCTTTGCCCCGACGGAAGAGGCAAGGGAAAACCTCGAGCGTGAGGGCATAACCGAGAACGTTTACGTCGTGGGCAACACCGTTGTTGACGCAGTCCTCCAGAACGCCAAGATAGCCGAGAGGAAGAGCGATATTTTGGAGAGGCTTGGCCTCAAAAGCAGGGAATACATCCTCATCACAGCCCACAGAGCTGAGAACACGGACAGCAAGGAGAATCTGAGAAGGCTCTTGGAAATCCTTGAGGCGCTGCCGATTAAGGCTGTCTATCCCATGCATCCCAGAACGAGGAAGAGGCTCGAGAGTTTTGGCCTATGGGGACGTGTTGAGGCGATAGAGAACCTTATTGTCACGAAGCCGCTTGGATATCTCGACTTCTTAAAGCTCCAGAGGAACGCGAAAATAGTTATGACAGACTCTGGCGGGATTCAGGAGGAGAGCATAATCCTGAACGTGCCCTGCCTGACCCTCCGCTACAACACCGAGAGACCGGAAACTGTGAAAGCCGGCGGCAACGTCCTCGTTGGCCTCGAGAAGGAGAGAGCCCTGAGCTCCCTCGAGAGACTTCTGAACGATGAGGAGTTCTACAAGAAGATGGCAAATGCCCCAAATCCCTTCGGCAATGGAAAATCAGGACAGAGAATAGCCGAAATTCTGCTTGAGCTTTACAAAAAAGGAGAGCTAAGGGTCAGAAACTCAAGGTTTATTTAG
- a CDS encoding UDP-N-acetyl-D-mannosamine dehydrogenase, whose amino-acid sequence MREKIENRTAELAVIGLGYIGLPTAIMLANAGFRVTGLEIREDVVEKINSGHAHIIEPEIDELLQSALKNGNLRATSNTEDIKEKDVYIICVQTPLKDDKTPNLSYLESAVRTVAGAMKKGSLVIIESTVPPLTTAKMATLIEELTGLKAGEDFYMVHAPERVMPGRIFKELVYNSRIFGGITPESAELAELLYRSFVKGQTFKTSSTVSEVVKLMENTFRDVNIALANEFAFLAYQYGINVFEAIELANTHPRVRIHIPGIGVGGHCLPKDPHLLIWPAEEDFGLIRLAREINDSMPLFTKDLLFKAFREINLPPEETVVTILGLAYKGNSDDTRNSPASALIEAIREDVGEVRTYDPYVGGTHESLEAAVSGADAIVIATDHTSFKAINWEELGKIMRNKILIDGRHVVKEPPKGFIFKGIGRGEY is encoded by the coding sequence ATGCGAGAAAAGATAGAGAATCGAACCGCCGAACTCGCCGTGATAGGGCTAGGATACATAGGACTCCCAACTGCCATAATGCTAGCCAACGCTGGTTTCAGGGTAACAGGGCTAGAGATTCGGGAGGACGTTGTTGAAAAAATAAACTCCGGTCACGCCCATATAATTGAGCCTGAAATCGACGAGCTTCTACAGAGTGCCCTCAAAAATGGCAACCTGAGGGCGACCTCAAATACTGAGGATATAAAGGAGAAGGATGTTTACATAATCTGCGTCCAGACCCCGCTCAAGGATGACAAAACTCCCAATCTGAGCTATCTCGAGAGCGCGGTGAGAACTGTAGCTGGGGCCATGAAAAAAGGCTCACTCGTCATAATAGAGAGCACCGTTCCTCCTCTAACAACAGCCAAGATGGCCACACTGATAGAGGAGCTAACCGGTCTAAAAGCTGGTGAGGACTTCTACATGGTTCACGCCCCAGAGAGAGTAATGCCGGGCAGAATTTTCAAAGAGCTGGTGTACAATTCAAGGATCTTTGGGGGCATAACTCCCGAGAGTGCCGAGCTTGCAGAACTCCTCTACCGCTCCTTCGTAAAGGGACAGACGTTCAAAACGAGCTCAACCGTTAGTGAAGTCGTTAAGCTTATGGAGAACACGTTCAGAGACGTCAACATCGCCCTAGCCAACGAGTTCGCCTTCCTTGCCTACCAGTATGGGATAAACGTCTTCGAGGCAATAGAGCTTGCGAACACCCATCCAAGGGTCAGAATCCACATCCCCGGCATAGGTGTCGGCGGCCACTGCCTGCCCAAAGACCCACATTTACTCATCTGGCCAGCCGAGGAGGACTTCGGCTTGATAAGGTTAGCAAGGGAGATAAACGACAGCATGCCTCTCTTCACGAAGGACTTGCTCTTCAAAGCCTTCAGAGAGATAAACCTACCCCCAGAAGAGACCGTTGTAACTATCTTAGGGCTCGCCTACAAAGGAAACTCAGACGACACAAGAAACTCCCCGGCATCTGCCCTCATAGAGGCTATACGGGAGGACGTTGGGGAGGTAAGAACATACGACCCCTACGTGGGCGGAACGCACGAGAGCCTCGAAGCCGCCGTCAGTGGTGCCGACGCCATCGTAATAGCCACCGATCACACGTCCTTCAAAGCCATAAACTGGGAGGAGCTTGGAAAGATCATGCGGAATAAGATCCTCATCGATGGCCGGCACGTGGTCAAGGAACCCCCCAAGGGATTCATCTTTAAGGGCATCGGGAGGGGAGAGTATTGA
- a CDS encoding lipoate protein ligase C-terminal domain-containing protein, with protein sequence MKHHVGEHKARKGLIRVEIDEENGIAENVKITGDFFIHPEETIGELEKELKGHKLEELEHVIDEFFAMRMDIEMPYVNVEDFKIAIKNALKD encoded by the coding sequence ATGAAACACCATGTCGGCGAGCACAAGGCCAGAAAGGGCCTGATAAGGGTTGAGATTGATGAGGAAAACGGAATCGCGGAGAACGTGAAGATTACGGGGGACTTCTTCATCCACCCAGAGGAAACCATAGGCGAGCTTGAAAAGGAGCTCAAAGGGCACAAACTGGAGGAGCTTGAGCACGTTATAGACGAGTTCTTCGCGATGAGGATGGACATAGAGATGCCCTACGTGAACGTTGAGGACTTCAAGATAGCCATCAAAAACGCCCTTAAGGATTGA
- a CDS encoding HEAT repeat domain-containing protein, whose translation MGFLSFGSKKEKIKKLIEQERFNDIITMVLKDKKALDGLIELLDDSVPGIRGDALLILGMIAEQQSDVLESYLEKVFPKAIELTKNRNPYVKENAMVLSYELARRFRTRISMLKGTVVSDLIEELEEGDKNIRGFALMLLGELGAKEAIEYVEEFVNVEDKVILPFEGKKWVTLRQIARETLEKIS comes from the coding sequence ATGGGTTTCCTCTCATTCGGCTCAAAAAAAGAGAAAATAAAAAAACTAATAGAGCAGGAGCGCTTTAATGACATCATCACAATGGTTCTAAAAGATAAGAAGGCACTTGACGGTCTTATTGAGCTCCTTGACGACAGTGTGCCCGGGATTCGAGGGGATGCCCTTCTCATTCTGGGGATGATTGCAGAACAGCAAAGTGATGTGCTTGAGTCTTACCTTGAGAAAGTCTTTCCCAAAGCCATTGAGCTCACAAAGAACAGAAACCCTTACGTAAAGGAAAATGCGATGGTGCTGTCCTATGAACTTGCCCGCAGATTTCGAACTAGAATATCGATGCTCAAAGGGACAGTTGTCAGTGATCTAATCGAAGAACTCGAAGAGGGAGATAAAAACATCCGGGGCTTTGCATTGATGTTGCTCGGTGAGCTTGGGGCTAAAGAGGCCATAGAGTATGTTGAGGAGTTCGTCAACGTTGAAGACAAAGTCATACTACCATTTGAGGGCAAGAAGTGGGTTACCCTCAGACAAATTGCCCGCGAAACCCTTGAAAAAATCTCATGA
- the prf1 gene encoding peptide chain release factor aRF-1: MSHKSAEMYELKKKVEELKRYRGRATELVSLYIPSGYDINKVMQQLREEYGTAQNIKSKSTRKNVLGALERAMQHLKLYRKTPETGLALFVGNVSEQEGVSDIKLWAIVPPEPLKVRLYRCDQTFVTEPLEEMLRVKDAYGLITVEKNEATIGLLRGKRIEVIDELTSNVPGKTRAGGQSARRYERIREQETHEFMKRIAEHATKAFLPLLEKGELRGIIVGGPGPTKEEFVDGDYLHHELRKKVIGVVDISYHGEYGLRELVEKASDMLSEHEAVKERKLIQEFFRHLVKDTGLITYGEREIRKALELGAVDTLLISEGYDKVRVRAKCNACGWEELKTMSESEFHVYKKKLTHCPKCGSQNLSFEKWDVAEELIKMAEESGSDVEIISLDTEEGQQFYKAFGGLGAFLRYKIQ, from the coding sequence ATGTCTCACAAATCAGCCGAAATGTACGAACTCAAGAAGAAGGTCGAGGAACTGAAGAGGTATCGAGGTCGAGCGACCGAGCTCGTCTCCCTCTACATACCATCAGGCTATGATATAAACAAGGTCATGCAGCAGCTTAGGGAAGAGTACGGAACGGCTCAGAACATCAAGTCAAAGTCAACTAGGAAAAACGTTCTCGGTGCCTTAGAAAGGGCCATGCAGCACCTCAAACTCTACCGCAAGACCCCGGAGACGGGACTCGCGCTCTTCGTCGGAAACGTCAGCGAACAAGAGGGAGTCAGCGACATCAAGCTCTGGGCAATAGTTCCCCCAGAACCGCTCAAGGTTAGGCTCTACCGCTGCGACCAGACGTTTGTAACTGAACCCCTCGAGGAGATGCTCCGTGTCAAAGACGCCTACGGCCTCATCACTGTCGAGAAGAACGAGGCCACCATTGGTCTGCTCAGAGGCAAACGTATTGAAGTTATTGACGAGCTCACCTCGAACGTTCCAGGAAAGACCCGTGCCGGTGGTCAGTCAGCAAGGCGTTACGAGAGGATTAGGGAGCAGGAGACCCATGAGTTCATGAAGAGGATCGCCGAACACGCCACCAAGGCTTTCTTGCCTCTCCTTGAGAAGGGAGAGCTGAGGGGCATCATTGTCGGTGGCCCTGGACCGACCAAGGAGGAGTTCGTTGATGGGGACTACTTGCACCACGAGCTGAGGAAGAAGGTGATAGGTGTCGTTGACATTAGCTACCACGGCGAGTACGGCCTAAGGGAGCTCGTTGAGAAGGCCAGCGACATGCTGAGCGAGCACGAGGCTGTCAAAGAAAGAAAGCTCATTCAGGAGTTCTTTAGGCATCTCGTCAAGGACACTGGCCTAATAACCTACGGTGAGAGGGAAATCAGGAAAGCCCTCGAGCTCGGAGCCGTGGATACTCTCCTCATCAGCGAGGGCTACGACAAGGTCAGAGTTAGGGCAAAGTGCAATGCCTGCGGTTGGGAGGAGCTCAAAACTATGAGTGAGAGCGAGTTCCACGTTTACAAGAAAAAGCTCACCCACTGCCCTAAGTGTGGCAGCCAGAACCTAAGCTTCGAGAAGTGGGACGTCGCAGAGGAGCTCATAAAGATGGCAGAGGAGAGCGGCTCCGATGTGGAGATAATCTCCCTCGACACTGAGGAAGGCCAGCAGTTTTACAAGGCCTTTGGAGGACTCGGAGCTTTCCTGAGGTACAAGATTCAGTAG